The following proteins are encoded in a genomic region of Nicotiana sylvestris chromosome 4, ASM39365v2, whole genome shotgun sequence:
- the LOC138889663 gene encoding uncharacterized protein produces the protein MAEDSELWDIICDGPYVPTKVLEEIPFLIAKTSKEHTEANKKAVEKNFRAKKILVCGIRPEENKLVRKILSILPSSWESKVNAITESKDLQEMTIEELIGHLKTYELKRKIDSERREPKKEKNLVLKAENNNSSEEDSDMAYLTKRFQKMVRRNGEILKRDSANRPKNYDLCYKCGKPENFMKDYHLTKQEFSKNYHEKTAKKNPVPFKDFKRKRSADNTMRQALTAWGDSSSESEDDPDAGDSSMMAIEGKEIEYDSTFALMAQLDDDEYNGNKEVNLRDVQRNLKTYSPKKLMSLANVLINAFHSLVEDRDSLTLELGESEQTRDDLVVVVTDHKRTIEIFRKEKDDLLAEITDLRETIVKPWTKSKIKNSRKGKEIASEEYIRLENEVKAMIARMCAEIEKNEQLQTNLERVKNDLEKSLKWTWSSEATTAMHTNDCEVVLVAKRYKNIYVADFESLQRDDLSCLKVVDDDAELWHRRLGHASFSLLNNLIQKDLFHGLPMSKFKMQNVCDACASGKHVKSSFKSKRDLSTSKPLELLHMDLCGPTRVQSRGGK, from the exons atggctgaggattctGAATTATGGGATATCATATGCgatggtccttatgttccaacCAAGGTACTGGAAGAAATTCCATTTTTAATAGCAAAAACCAGTAAAGAGCACACTGAAGCAAACAAGAAAGctgtggagaagaattttcgtgccaaaAAAATTCTAGTGTGTGGAATAAGACCTGAAGA AAACAAGCTTGTGAGGAAAATCCTCAGCATTCTGCCTAGCTCATGGGAAAGCAAagtgaatgctattactgaatcaaaggacttACAGGAGATGACCATAGAAGAGCTGATCGGACATCTGAAGACCTACGAgttgaagaggaagatagacagtgaaagaagagaaccaaagaaggaaaagaacctggtacttaaAGCTGAGAACAATAATTCAAGTGAGGAagacagtgacatggcttacttaaccaaaagatttcagaagatggtcagaagaaatggagaaataCTAAAAAGGGACAGCGCTAACAGACCAAAGAACTATGATCTTTGTTACAAGTGTGGAAAGCCTGAAAACTTCATGAAAGACTATCATCTCACgaagcaagaattctccaagaactACCATGAGAAGACAGCTAAGAAGAACCCAGTTCCTTTCAAGGACTTCAAGAGAAAAAGATCAGCTGACAATACGATGAGACAGGCTCTTACAGCATGGGGGGATTCCTCTAGTGAGTCTGAAGATGATCCTGATGctggtgatagttccatgatggcaatTGAAGGCAAGGAGATTGaatatgactcaacttttgctttaATGGCTCAATTAGATGATGATGAATACAATGGCAACAAAGAGGTAAATTtaagggatgttcagagaaatctgaaaacctattctccaaaaaaactcatgtctttagctaaTGTATTAATTAATGCTTttcatagtcttgtggaggataggGATTCCTTGACCTTAGAATTAGGAGaatctgaacaaactagagatgactTAGTGGTTGTAGTTACTGACCATAAGAGAACCATTGAAATCTTCAGAAAAGAGAAGGATGACCTTTTGGCAGAAATTACAgacctaagggaaacaatagtgaaaccatggactaagtcaaaaattaaaaattctaGAAAGGGAAAGGAGATAGCCAGTGAGGAATAtattaggcttgaaaatgaggtGAAAGCTATGATAGCTAGGATGTgtgctgaaattgagaaaaatgaGCAACTCCAAACTAATTTGGAAAGAGTAaagaatgatcttgaaaagtccctaaagtggacctggtcctcagaagctaCCACTGCCATGCATACTAATGACT GTGAAGTAgtacttgtggccaaaagatacaagaacatctatgttgctgatttcgagtccttACAGAGAGATGATCTAAGTTGTTTGaaagttgttgatgatgatgctgaactatggcacagAAGACTAGGCCATGCAAGTTTCTCTCTTCTGAACAatctaattcagaaggacctgttCCATGGTCTGCCTATGTCAAAATTCAAGATGCAAAATGTCTGTGATGCCTGTGCTAGTGGAAAACATGTAAAGTCCTCCTTCAAGTCTAAAAGAGATttgagcacctcaaagccactagagcttctacatatggatctatgtggacctacgagagtgcaaagcagaggaggaaaatga